From a region of the Sesamum indicum cultivar Zhongzhi No. 13 linkage group LG3, S_indicum_v1.0, whole genome shotgun sequence genome:
- the LOC110011698 gene encoding uncharacterized protein LOC110011698, which produces MEGSGLKVKMLKRSGSRNQRSKSLKVKHALWIFVLLAICIWFLYQSHDKNGGALERRPAQVSGNDEYQLLKKGRKELRRGADEVAAEGQKDGEEEVGVEDGESREREAGEEESVDRDEEMDAGDKEKSEETEHDQLLELIDEDDKDR; this is translated from the coding sequence ATGGAGGGGAGTGGTCTGAAAGTGAAGATGCTGAAGAGATCAGGCAGTAGGAATCAAAGGTCAAAAAGCTTGAAAGTAAAGCATGCTCTTTGGATATTTGTGCTCCTTGCCATTTGCATATGGTTTCTTtaccaatcacatgacaagaATGGTGGTGCTTTGGAGAGGAGACCTGCACAAGTGTCTGGGAATGATGAGTATCAATTATTGAAGAAGGGGAGGAAGGAGCTGAGACGAGGAGCGGATGAAGTTGCCGCAGAGGGTCAAAAGGATGGGGAAGAAGAAGTGGGAGTAGAGGATGGAGaaagtagagagagagaggccgGTGAAGAAGAAAGCGTCGATCGGGATGAAGAGATGGATGCAGGGGATAAAGAAAAGAGTGAAGAAACAGAGCATGATCAGTTGCTGGAGTTGATTGATGAAGATGACAAGGATAGGTAA